In Sulfuricurvum sp., the following proteins share a genomic window:
- the nifH gene encoding nitrogenase iron protein: MAGAASLRQIAFYGKGGIGKSTTSQNTLAAMAHYFDKNIMIVGCDPKADSTRLILHEKAQDTILSLAAEYGTIEDVEMEQARLWGKGLFDKETPGGWINCTESGGPEPGVGCAGRGVITAINFLEEEGAYDEEGLDFVSYDVLGDVVCGGFAMPIREGKAQEIYIVMSGEMMAMYAANNISKGILKYANTGGVRLAGLVCNARMTDKEYDLALELAQRLGTQLIHFVPRNNIVQHAELRRMTVVEYSPYSDQAREYKELARKIVYNDMKIIPTPISMDELEDLLLAFGLEDEVDESQVGKAAHEA, translated from the coding sequence ATGGCTGGAGCAGCTAGCTTGCGACAAATCGCGTTCTACGGAAAAGGTGGGATCGGTAAATCTACCACATCTCAAAATACATTGGCAGCAATGGCACACTATTTCGATAAAAATATTATGATTGTTGGATGTGATCCAAAAGCGGATTCAACTCGTTTGATTCTTCACGAGAAAGCACAAGATACTATTCTTTCTCTTGCAGCAGAATACGGCACCATCGAAGATGTTGAGATGGAACAAGCTCGTCTTTGGGGTAAAGGTCTTTTTGATAAAGAAACTCCGGGCGGTTGGATCAACTGTACTGAGTCTGGCGGACCAGAACCAGGAGTAGGTTGTGCAGGTCGTGGTGTTATTACTGCGATTAACTTCCTCGAAGAAGAGGGTGCTTACGATGAAGAAGGTCTTGACTTCGTTTCTTATGACGTTCTTGGTGACGTTGTTTGCGGCGGATTTGCAATGCCTATTCGTGAAGGTAAAGCACAAGAAATTTATATCGTTATGTCTGGTGAAATGATGGCGATGTATGCAGCTAACAACATCTCTAAAGGGATTTTGAAATATGCAAACACTGGTGGAGTTCGTCTTGCCGGTCTAGTATGTAACGCTCGTATGACAGATAAAGAGTACGATTTGGCACTAGAGCTTGCTCAACGCCTTGGAACTCAATTGATCCACTTCGTACCACGTAACAACATCGTTCAGCATGCTGAACTTCGTCGTATGACTGTTGTTGAGTACAGCCCATATTCTGACCAAGCTCGCGAATACAAAGAGCTTGCTCGTAAAATCGTTTATAACGATATGAAAATCATCCCTACTCCAATCAGTATGGATGAGCTTGAAGACTTGCTTCTTGCATTCGGTCTCGAAGACGAAGTAGATGAGTCTCAAGTTGGTAAAGCTGCGCACGAAGCGTAA
- the nifD gene encoding nitrogenase molybdenum-iron protein alpha chain, with protein MGPETLEAKQKAAIEEILKAYPEKAAKNREKHLGVGSPNDENQKTCGDVRSNKKTVPGVMSQRGCAYAGSKGVVWGPVKDMIHISHGPIGCGQYSRAGRRNYYIGVTGVDTFVTMNFSTDFQENNIVFGGDKKLGIAIDEINNLFPLNNGITVQSECPIGLIGDDIGAVAKVKAKELDKTIVPVNCEGFRGVSQSLGHHIANDTVRDYVFDAKVNVNTSDVEATDYDVAIIGDYNIGGDAWSSRILLEEMGLRVVAQWSGDATLKEMALTPKVKLNLLHCYRSMNYISRHMEKEYGIPWIEYNFFGPSQTIKSLRKIAAFFDESVQAKCEEVIAKYQPMIDAVIAKYKPRLEGKQVMLFVGGLRPRHVIGAYEDLGMEVIGTGYEFAHDDDYKRTKEEIFRSTVIYDDVNEYELEAFVKKLQPDLVASGIKEKYVFQKMGLPYRQMHSWDYSGPYHGYDGFAIFAQDMDLAINSPVWAHSKAPWEKEG; from the coding sequence ATGGGTCCAGAAACACTAGAAGCTAAACAAAAAGCGGCCATTGAAGAGATCTTAAAAGCGTATCCTGAGAAAGCGGCAAAAAACCGTGAAAAACACTTAGGCGTTGGTTCTCCAAATGACGAAAATCAAAAAACGTGCGGAGATGTCCGTTCAAACAAAAAAACCGTTCCGGGTGTAATGAGCCAACGTGGTTGTGCTTATGCAGGTTCTAAAGGGGTTGTATGGGGTCCTGTTAAAGACATGATTCACATCTCTCACGGTCCTATCGGATGCGGTCAATACAGCCGTGCAGGTCGTCGTAACTATTATATCGGTGTAACCGGTGTAGATACATTCGTTACTATGAACTTTAGTACGGATTTCCAAGAAAACAACATCGTTTTCGGTGGAGATAAAAAATTGGGTATCGCTATTGATGAAATCAATAACCTTTTCCCATTGAATAACGGTATCACTGTTCAATCAGAATGTCCGATCGGTTTGATCGGGGATGATATCGGTGCTGTTGCGAAAGTAAAAGCAAAAGAGCTTGACAAAACAATCGTTCCTGTTAACTGTGAAGGTTTCCGTGGGGTTTCTCAATCATTGGGTCACCACATTGCAAATGACACGGTTCGTGACTATGTTTTCGATGCAAAAGTAAATGTTAATACAAGCGATGTTGAAGCTACTGATTATGACGTAGCAATCATCGGTGACTATAATATCGGTGGTGACGCATGGTCAAGCCGTATCCTTTTGGAAGAAATGGGCCTTCGTGTTGTTGCACAATGGTCAGGAGATGCGACTCTTAAAGAGATGGCATTGACTCCAAAAGTTAAATTGAACTTGCTTCACTGCTACCGTTCAATGAACTATATCAGCCGACATATGGAAAAAGAGTACGGGATACCTTGGATTGAATATAACTTCTTCGGACCGTCACAAACCATCAAATCTCTCCGCAAAATCGCGGCGTTCTTTGACGAAAGTGTACAAGCTAAATGTGAAGAAGTTATCGCTAAATATCAACCGATGATCGATGCGGTTATCGCAAAATATAAACCACGTCTTGAAGGCAAACAAGTAATGTTGTTCGTAGGTGGTCTCCGCCCTCGTCACGTTATCGGTGCTTACGAAGATTTGGGTATGGAAGTAATCGGAACCGGTTATGAGTTCGCTCATGATGACGACTACAAACGTACAAAAGAAGAAATTTTCCGCTCAACCGTTATCTATGATGACGTCAACGAGTATGAACTTGAAGCATTTGTTAAAAAACTTCAACCTGACCTAGTAGCTTCTGGGATCAAAGAGAAGTATGTATTCCAAAAAATGGGTCTTCCATACCGTCAAATGCACTCATGGGATTACAGCGGACCTTACCACGGGTACGATGGATTCGCTATTTTCGCCCAGGATATGGATCTTGCGATCAACTCTCCTGTATGGGCACATTCAAAAGCACCATGGGAGAAAGAAGGCTGA
- the nifK gene encoding nitrogenase molybdenum-iron protein subunit beta has translation MQEVEKIVNGKDLFKRPEYQDVLKNKKQFESSMLAINPAKVEEVAEWTKSWDYREKNLAREAITVNPAKACQPLGAVMVALGFEGTMPYVHGSHGCVAYFRSYFTRHFKEPTPCVSDSMTEDAAVFGGLVNMKEGLKNCAAVYKPKMIAVSTTCMAEVIGDDLMAFIIAAKEEDKGEYLPAEYPIPYAHTPSFVGSHITGYDNMMHGIMSQLTEGQKGETKQRINIIPGFETYIGSLRSVKSIVEAFGTDYIMLGDHSDQWDMPAGQYEMFQGGTKIEDAKDCINSSATISLQKYATSKTMKMVEKRWKHAGGTSNPIGLKGTDEFVMKLAELTGTEVPAKLKVERGRLVDAMQDSYPYMHGKKFAIWGDPDFLLGVVSFLLEMGAEPTHVLCHNAPNGWEDEMRALLDTSPAKDSLHVWAGKDLWAMRSLLFTEPVDFMIGNSYGKELMRDTGTPLIYIGFPIFDRHHLHRYSISGYDGALNLLTWITNKVLDQLDEDTKGIATTDYFFDLIR, from the coding sequence ATGCAAGAAGTAGAAAAAATCGTAAACGGGAAAGACCTGTTTAAACGACCTGAGTACCAAGATGTACTTAAAAACAAAAAACAATTTGAGTCGTCCATGCTCGCAATCAACCCTGCGAAAGTTGAAGAGGTTGCTGAGTGGACTAAATCATGGGATTACCGTGAGAAAAACCTTGCTCGTGAAGCAATTACCGTTAACCCTGCGAAAGCATGTCAACCACTTGGTGCGGTTATGGTTGCTCTCGGGTTTGAAGGTACTATGCCTTATGTTCATGGTTCACATGGATGTGTAGCATATTTCCGTTCATACTTTACACGTCACTTCAAAGAGCCAACACCATGTGTTTCTGACTCTATGACAGAAGATGCAGCGGTATTCGGTGGATTGGTGAACATGAAAGAGGGTCTTAAAAACTGTGCTGCAGTTTATAAACCTAAAATGATCGCAGTTTCTACTACTTGTATGGCTGAAGTTATCGGTGACGACTTGATGGCGTTCATCATTGCTGCTAAAGAAGAAGATAAAGGTGAATATTTACCGGCAGAATATCCGATTCCATATGCACACACTCCTTCATTCGTAGGAAGCCACATCACTGGTTACGATAACATGATGCACGGTATCATGTCTCAACTTACTGAAGGTCAAAAAGGCGAAACAAAACAACGTATCAATATCATCCCTGGTTTTGAAACGTATATCGGAAGCCTTCGTTCAGTAAAAAGCATCGTAGAAGCATTCGGTACAGACTATATCATGTTGGGTGACCACTCTGATCAATGGGATATGCCGGCTGGTCAATACGAAATGTTCCAAGGCGGAACAAAAATCGAAGACGCAAAAGATTGTATCAATTCAAGTGCAACCATTTCTCTTCAAAAATATGCAACGTCTAAAACTATGAAAATGGTAGAAAAACGTTGGAAACATGCTGGTGGAACAAGCAACCCAATCGGTCTTAAAGGGACTGATGAGTTTGTTATGAAACTTGCAGAATTGACAGGTACAGAAGTTCCTGCAAAACTTAAAGTAGAGCGCGGCCGTTTGGTTGATGCTATGCAAGACAGCTATCCGTATATGCACGGTAAAAAATTCGCTATCTGGGGTGATCCTGACTTCCTTCTCGGTGTTGTTTCATTCTTGTTAGAGATGGGTGCTGAGCCGACTCATGTTCTTTGCCACAATGCACCGAACGGTTGGGAAGATGAAATGAGAGCATTGCTCGATACATCTCCGGCTAAAGACAGCCTCCATGTATGGGCTGGTAAAGACTTGTGGGCAATGCGTTCACTTCTCTTCACTGAACCTGTTGATTTCATGATCGGTAACAGCTATGGTAAAGAGTTGATGCGTGATACTGGTACTCCGTTGATCTACATCGGATTCCCAATCTTTGACCGTCATCACCTACACCGTTACTCTATCAGCGGATACGACGGAGCGTTGAACCTTCTTACTTGGATCACGAACAAAGTTCTTGACCAATTGGATGAAGATACTAAAGGTATCGCAACAACCGACTACTTCTTCGACCTCATTCGCTAA